A single region of the Streptomyces sp. NBC_01381 genome encodes:
- a CDS encoding beta-ketoacyl synthase produces the protein MSVVITGIGAVTPAGIGIDPLWDSARAGTPLVGAIDRFDASEYACDAAGQAGFDARAELPSRFVKRTDRFTHLSVHAVRQALADAGVTVGDQVTPERTGVMVGNILGGWEFAERELRHLWTDGPRAVSPYQATAWFPAAPQGNICIDQGIKGPARTYVADRASGAYALIGAAESLLRDRADVVIAGGVEAPLSPYGWLCMETSGLGAKSRGSLVPHELYRPFDAGHGGSVFGEGAVFLVMERREHAERRGATILGELAGWGVSTDGYMPYYTVEPTGQVLGRAMRTATERAGITGADLGAVFAHGSGIPFEDVTEGYALHEAFGAAARQLPVTAPKSGFGHLLGAAAPADTALALRAMREGVVPPTVNLDRKAPGIDLDLVAGAARQVSGLEHTLVVSRGLGGVNACLLLRR, from the coding sequence ATGAGCGTCGTCATCACCGGAATCGGCGCGGTCACGCCCGCCGGCATCGGCATCGATCCCCTCTGGGACAGCGCACGCGCCGGCACGCCGCTGGTCGGCGCCATCGACCGGTTCGACGCGTCGGAGTACGCGTGCGACGCCGCGGGCCAGGCGGGTTTCGACGCCCGCGCCGAACTGCCGTCCCGCTTCGTCAAGCGCACCGACCGCTTCACCCACCTGTCCGTGCACGCCGTGCGCCAGGCATTGGCGGACGCCGGCGTCACCGTGGGCGACCAGGTCACGCCCGAGCGGACCGGCGTCATGGTCGGCAACATCCTGGGCGGCTGGGAGTTCGCCGAGCGGGAGCTGCGCCACCTGTGGACCGACGGGCCGCGGGCCGTCAGCCCCTACCAGGCGACCGCCTGGTTCCCCGCCGCGCCGCAGGGCAACATCTGCATCGACCAGGGGATCAAGGGCCCGGCCCGTACGTACGTCGCCGACCGGGCCAGCGGTGCGTACGCGCTGATCGGCGCGGCGGAGTCGCTGCTCCGCGACCGCGCGGACGTGGTGATCGCGGGAGGCGTGGAGGCGCCCCTGTCGCCGTACGGCTGGCTCTGCATGGAGACCAGCGGGCTCGGCGCCAAGTCCCGCGGTTCGCTCGTCCCGCACGAGCTGTACCGGCCCTTCGACGCGGGCCACGGCGGCAGCGTCTTCGGCGAGGGCGCGGTCTTCCTGGTCATGGAGCGCCGCGAGCACGCCGAGCGGCGCGGCGCGACGATCCTCGGCGAACTGGCCGGCTGGGGCGTGAGCACGGACGGCTACATGCCGTACTACACCGTCGAACCCACCGGACAGGTCCTTGGCCGCGCCATGCGGACCGCCACCGAACGCGCCGGGATCACCGGCGCCGACCTCGGCGCGGTCTTCGCGCACGGCTCGGGCATCCCGTTCGAGGACGTCACGGAGGGGTACGCGCTGCACGAGGCGTTCGGCGCGGCGGCACGCCAACTGCCGGTCACCGCGCCCAAGTCGGGCTTCGGGCATCTGCTCGGAGCGGCGGCGCCCGCCGACACGGCGCTCGCACTGCGGGCGATGCGCGAGGGCGTCGTACCGCCGACGGTCAACCTGGACAGGAAGGCGCCGGGCATCGATCTCGATCTGGTCGCCGGTGCGGCGCGCCAGGTCTCCGGTCTGGAGCACACGCTGGTCGTCTCCCGCGGTCTGGGAGGTGTCAACGCATGTCTGCTGCTGAGGCGTTGA
- the acpS gene encoding holo-ACP synthase — MSAAEALTATGALPALAGIRAVGIDVVDVERLRGMVERRGQRIVDRLLTVNEQALCDGSPRHRAHRMAGRIAAKEAVRKALGGYGEGCGWLDVEIGRDASGQPVPRLTGRADEAFRRADYSGLHVSISHEAGVAVAIAVAD; from the coding sequence ATGTCTGCTGCTGAGGCGTTGACCGCGACGGGGGCCCTGCCCGCGCTCGCGGGCATCCGTGCCGTGGGCATCGACGTCGTCGACGTCGAGCGGCTGCGGGGCATGGTCGAGCGGCGCGGACAGCGGATCGTCGATCGCCTGCTCACGGTCAACGAACAGGCCCTGTGCGACGGTTCGCCGCGCCACCGGGCACACCGCATGGCAGGACGGATCGCCGCCAAGGAGGCCGTGCGCAAGGCGCTCGGCGGATACGGCGAAGGGTGCGGCTGGCTGGACGTCGAGATCGGCCGCGACGCCTCGGGGCAACCGGTGCCCCGGCTGACGGGCCGGGCCGACGAGGCCTTCCGGCGTGCCGACTACAGCGGTCTTCACGTGAGCATCTCGCACGAGGCGGGCGTCGCGGTGGCGATCGCGGTCGCCGACTGA
- a CDS encoding acyl carrier protein: MDVRENVVTVMRGAGFEGEELADDRRIAEDLDIDSTELVEVVVALEQHFGISIDADAEGGFRTFRDLVDCVDRLLSAGAGAVRS; this comes from the coding sequence ATGGATGTACGAGAGAACGTGGTCACCGTCATGCGCGGTGCGGGCTTCGAGGGCGAGGAGCTCGCCGACGACCGGCGCATCGCCGAGGACCTGGACATCGACTCGACCGAGCTGGTGGAGGTCGTCGTCGCCCTCGAACAGCACTTCGGCATCAGCATCGACGCGGACGCCGAGGGCGGCTTCCGTACCTTCCGCGACCTCGTCGACTGCGTGGACCGGCTGCTGTCGGCCGGCGCCGGCGCGGTGAGGAGCTGA
- a CDS encoding SRPBCC family protein, which produces MPRIENSVVIEADARHVFDVTNDIGRWPHLFDEYSHAKVVSEEREGRWTEILFELSNPEGSTWTSWRLLDHRELTAVAERRDPLYPFRYMHLRWSYRQVPEGTLMTWVQDFEVDDEFDVPLPTVVERMNAHTRQNQTGIKRKIESGV; this is translated from the coding sequence ATGCCCAGGATCGAGAACAGCGTCGTCATCGAGGCGGACGCGCGGCACGTCTTCGACGTCACCAACGACATCGGCCGCTGGCCCCACCTCTTCGACGAGTACAGCCACGCCAAGGTGGTCTCCGAGGAGCGGGAAGGACGCTGGACCGAGATCCTCTTCGAGCTCAGCAACCCGGAGGGCTCCACCTGGACGTCCTGGCGGCTCCTGGACCACCGGGAGCTGACCGCGGTCGCCGAGCGGCGCGATCCGCTCTACCCGTTCCGCTATATGCACCTCAGGTGGAGCTACCGGCAGGTGCCCGAGGGGACGCTGATGACCTGGGTGCAGGACTTCGAGGTCGACGACGAGTTCGATGTCCCGCTGCCTACCGTCGTGGAGCGCATGAACGCGCACACCCGGCAGAACCAGACGGGCATCAAGCGGAAGATCGAGTCCGGGGTCTGA
- a CDS encoding PfkB family carbohydrate kinase — translation MPIAVTGVIAMDHLITFPGRFPVRPVTGRPHIASLTFLAERLETRRGGTAANIAYGLGRLGQDPVLVGVAGSDFADYQVWLKQHGVDTDSVRVVPGEPTAHQVCTTDIDGRRISTFRPGATRSVRARPLRSVVERTGGIDLVMIAPGDDPAAMLRHVEECRALGLPFAVHVTRQISGMSRRDAKSLLPGARCLFTGEGESELLREATGWTAVQLLDRVGAWVTALGPAGVRIERAGHRPSLVPAIGSVTVADPAGAGDALRAGLLAGVARGIPLERAAQLGCVVASFALESPGSQEYPMDVRVLLNRARGAYGHTAAAAIRRLLTYAA, via the coding sequence GTGCCCATCGCAGTCACGGGGGTCATCGCGATGGACCACCTCATCACCTTCCCGGGCCGTTTCCCGGTGCGGCCGGTCACCGGCCGGCCGCACATCGCGTCCCTGACGTTCCTCGCCGAGCGTCTGGAGACCCGCAGGGGCGGCACGGCCGCCAACATCGCCTACGGGCTCGGCAGGCTGGGCCAGGACCCGGTCCTGGTGGGCGTGGCGGGCTCCGACTTCGCCGACTACCAGGTGTGGCTCAAGCAGCACGGCGTGGACACCGATTCCGTACGCGTCGTGCCGGGCGAGCCCACCGCGCACCAGGTGTGCACGACCGACATCGACGGGCGCCGGATCAGCACCTTCCGGCCGGGCGCGACGCGTTCGGTGCGGGCCCGCCCGCTGCGTTCCGTCGTGGAGCGCACGGGCGGTATCGACCTGGTGATGATCGCGCCGGGCGACGACCCGGCCGCGATGCTCCGGCATGTGGAGGAGTGCCGTGCGCTGGGGCTGCCGTTCGCGGTCCACGTCACGCGCCAGATCTCCGGGATGAGCCGGAGAGACGCCAAGTCCCTGCTGCCAGGGGCGCGTTGCCTCTTCACCGGCGAGGGGGAGTCCGAACTCCTGAGGGAAGCGACCGGCTGGACCGCCGTGCAGCTCCTCGACCGGGTCGGGGCGTGGGTGACCGCGCTCGGCCCGGCCGGGGTGCGGATCGAGCGGGCGGGCCACCGGCCGTCCCTCGTCCCCGCGATCGGCTCGGTCACCGTGGCCGATCCGGCCGGGGCGGGCGACGCGCTGCGGGCCGGCCTCCTGGCCGGCGTCGCGCGCGGCATCCCGCTGGAGCGTGCGGCCCAACTGGGCTGCGTCGTGGCCTCGTTCGCCCTGGAGTCACCTGGCTCGCAGGAGTACCCGATGGACGTACGCGTCCTGCTGAACCGGGCCAGGGGCGCCTATGGGCACACGGCGGCGGCCGCGATCCGCCGCCTGCTCACCTACGCGGCATGA
- a CDS encoding cyclase family protein: MYVDLSIPISRRAPGVEFEQWLHRDGIRQLSRRIRALPGDSRRDRYLNFWRWLIGARRLRERDLPGGCFLSNEFYRMSVHQGTHVDAPFHYGPECAGEPAKKVMDLPLEWFSGPGVVLDVRGCGGRVTAAGVKEALDAAGSGVGPGTVVLFRTDSDLRLGTPAYYTESTAITPEAVDHLLDLGVKVIGTDCWSFDGPARAMVESFYETRDPGALWPTHLHGREREFIQIEGLAGLRGLPRRGPFTFMAFPIALADAGAAWCRAVAHVQEPR; this comes from the coding sequence ATGTACGTCGACCTGAGCATCCCCATCAGCCGCCGGGCGCCCGGCGTCGAGTTCGAGCAGTGGCTGCACCGCGACGGGATCCGCCAACTGTCGCGCAGGATCCGGGCGTTGCCCGGTGACAGCAGAAGGGACAGGTATCTCAACTTCTGGCGGTGGCTCATCGGCGCCCGGCGCCTGCGCGAGCGCGATCTGCCCGGCGGCTGCTTCCTCTCCAACGAGTTCTACCGGATGTCCGTGCACCAGGGCACGCACGTCGACGCGCCCTTCCACTACGGCCCCGAGTGCGCGGGCGAACCGGCGAAGAAGGTGATGGACCTGCCCCTGGAGTGGTTCAGCGGTCCCGGCGTCGTGCTCGACGTCCGCGGCTGCGGGGGCCGTGTCACGGCGGCCGGCGTCAAGGAGGCGCTGGACGCGGCGGGTTCGGGGGTGGGGCCCGGGACGGTGGTGCTGTTCCGCACGGACTCCGATCTGCGGCTCGGCACCCCCGCGTACTACACGGAGTCCACCGCCATCACCCCCGAGGCCGTCGACCACCTCCTCGACCTCGGCGTGAAGGTCATCGGCACGGACTGCTGGAGCTTCGACGGCCCGGCCCGCGCGATGGTGGAGTCCTTCTACGAGACGCGTGACCCCGGGGCGCTGTGGCCCACTCATCTGCACGGCAGGGAGCGGGAGTTCATCCAGATCGAAGGCCTTGCGGGGCTGCGAGGGCTGCCGCGGCGCGGCCCGTTCACCTTCATGGCCTTCCCGATCGCCCTCGCGGATGCGGGCGCGGCATGGTGCAGGGCGGTGGCGCACGTACAGGAACCGCGCTGA
- a CDS encoding response regulator transcription factor: MSSIRVLLVDSEQLVLEGFRKLLDGFTEFCVVSITHDAASALAQLHRHRPQIVVMGLGVAGTGGVDAIRAIRRASGHVRIVILSSNQQPVYMREAFVAGANAYLSRSIDAVELRETLLAVHRDGAAFTAATAGPILQLMAGRGCGDDSPLAMLTERERQILSMVADDHETDCIAKHLGLRPKTVRNYLSRIYAKLGTPNRVQTVLYAKRSLGRAGDLATDP, from the coding sequence ATGTCATCGATAAGGGTCCTGCTCGTCGACAGCGAACAACTGGTGCTCGAAGGTTTCCGAAAGCTCCTCGACGGCTTTACGGAATTCTGCGTGGTGTCGATAACCCACGACGCGGCATCGGCGCTGGCGCAGTTACACAGGCACCGCCCGCAGATCGTCGTGATGGGGCTCGGCGTGGCCGGCACGGGCGGTGTGGACGCGATCCGGGCGATCCGCCGTGCGTCCGGCCACGTACGGATCGTCATCCTCTCCTCCAACCAACAGCCGGTCTACATGCGAGAAGCCTTCGTGGCCGGCGCCAACGCCTATCTATCCCGCAGCATCGACGCCGTCGAACTGCGCGAGACGCTGCTCGCCGTGCACCGCGACGGCGCCGCGTTCACGGCGGCCACCGCGGGCCCGATCCTGCAGTTGATGGCGGGCCGCGGCTGCGGCGACGACTCACCCCTCGCGATGCTCACGGAACGCGAGCGGCAGATTCTGTCCATGGTGGCCGACGATCACGAGACGGATTGCATCGCCAAGCATCTCGGGCTACGCCCGAAGACTGTCCGAAACTATCTCAGCCGTATCTACGCCAAACTGGGCACGCCCAATCGCGTACAGACCGTGCTGTACGCAAAACGCTCCTTGGGCCGGGCAGGAGACCTGGCGACCGACCCGTGA
- a CDS encoding alpha-L-fucosidase, producing the protein MRKRAAGPALLLAAALAFTVVPQATAVPDREPEPVAGPGTDHATDDPFTADRTSWFRQDRFGMFIHFGAYSNLEGEYKKADGSVCRDAEWIQRQCDIPQAEYEKQAATFNPADFDAKAVVKAAKDAGMRYIVITSKHHEGYAMWPTKVNDYNLRDHSSFDKNRDILAELKKASDDAGIKLGFYYSIWDWHDKDFPDPATFPKYEKRMRAQLKELVDNYDPALLWFDGEWDTDKPNNPWTARDGEKLEAYLRDLDPDLVINNRVGKRRVVDGDYGTPEQEIPGAPVDGQLWESCMTLNGHWGFARYDTNWKSSSTLVRNLLSTTSRSGNYLLNVGPDARGRVPQPSVDRLKQMGDWLRTSGQGEAVFGARYGGLVEEPAWGSVSRKGDKLYAAVTQWPTDGSALHLKARTDFKVTSARVLGSDQRVEVAKSGDGYDIKPSGAATNDTATVIELKVDPGPTARPGKGKGLKQEIFDNAELSGTPKITRTDATVNHAWKYEGSPAASIPADKFGVRWTGKLEPRRSETYTLTTVSDDVARVWIDGKLVIDSWTPHEPKIDKAQVKLTAGTRHSIRIDYAENTGEAHMKLLWSSPGQEQQIVPATQLYAN; encoded by the coding sequence ATGCGCAAGAGAGCCGCCGGACCAGCCCTGCTCCTCGCCGCCGCATTGGCCTTCACTGTCGTCCCGCAGGCGACCGCGGTTCCGGACCGCGAGCCGGAGCCGGTCGCGGGCCCCGGGACCGACCACGCCACGGACGACCCCTTCACCGCCGACCGCACCAGCTGGTTCCGCCAGGACCGCTTCGGCATGTTCATCCACTTCGGCGCGTACTCGAACCTGGAGGGCGAGTACAAGAAGGCCGACGGCTCCGTCTGCCGCGACGCCGAGTGGATCCAACGCCAGTGCGACATCCCGCAGGCCGAGTACGAGAAGCAGGCCGCGACCTTCAACCCCGCCGACTTCGACGCCAAGGCCGTGGTCAAGGCGGCCAAGGACGCCGGGATGCGCTACATCGTCATCACCTCGAAGCACCACGAGGGCTACGCGATGTGGCCGACGAAGGTCAACGACTACAACCTGCGCGACCACTCCTCCTTCGACAAGAATCGAGACATCCTCGCCGAGCTGAAGAAGGCCTCCGACGACGCGGGCATCAAGCTCGGCTTCTACTACTCGATCTGGGACTGGCACGACAAGGACTTCCCCGACCCGGCCACGTTCCCCAAGTACGAGAAGAGGATGCGCGCCCAGCTCAAGGAGCTGGTCGACAACTACGACCCGGCGCTCCTGTGGTTCGACGGCGAGTGGGACACCGACAAGCCCAACAACCCCTGGACGGCCAGGGACGGCGAGAAGCTGGAGGCCTACCTCCGCGACCTCGACCCCGACCTGGTCATCAACAACCGCGTGGGCAAGCGCCGTGTCGTCGACGGCGACTACGGCACCCCCGAGCAGGAGATCCCCGGCGCCCCCGTCGACGGCCAGCTCTGGGAATCCTGCATGACCCTCAACGGCCACTGGGGCTTCGCCCGTTACGACACGAACTGGAAGTCTTCCAGCACCCTGGTCCGCAACCTCCTCTCCACCACGTCCCGCAGCGGCAACTACCTCCTGAACGTCGGCCCCGACGCCCGCGGCCGCGTCCCGCAGCCCTCCGTCGACCGCCTGAAGCAGATGGGCGACTGGCTGCGTACGTCGGGTCAGGGCGAGGCGGTCTTCGGCGCCCGCTACGGCGGACTCGTCGAAGAGCCGGCCTGGGGTTCGGTGAGCCGCAAGGGAGACAAGCTCTACGCGGCGGTCACCCAGTGGCCGACGGACGGTTCCGCCCTGCATCTGAAGGCGCGCACGGACTTCAAGGTCACATCGGCGCGGGTGCTCGGCAGCGACCAGCGGGTGGAGGTCGCCAAGTCCGGTGACGGATACGACATCAAGCCTTCCGGGGCGGCGACGAACGACACCGCCACCGTCATCGAGCTGAAGGTCGATCCCGGCCCGACGGCCCGCCCCGGCAAGGGCAAGGGCCTCAAGCAGGAGATCTTCGACAACGCGGAGCTGAGCGGCACGCCGAAGATCACCCGCACCGACGCGACGGTCAACCACGCCTGGAAGTACGAGGGTTCACCGGCCGCGAGCATCCCCGCCGACAAGTTCGGCGTCCGCTGGACGGGCAAGCTGGAGCCGCGCCGTTCGGAGACGTACACGCTGACGACCGTCTCGGACGACGTGGCGCGGGTGTGGATCGACGGCAAGCTGGTCATCGACTCCTGGACGCCGCACGAGCCGAAGATCGACAAGGCCCAGGTGAAGCTGACGGCGGGCACCCGGCACTCCATCAGGATCGACTACGCGGAGAACACGGGCGAGGCCCACATGAAGCTGCTGTGGTCGAGCCCCGGCCAGGAGCAACAGATCGTCCCGGCAACGCAGTTGTACGCGAACTGA
- a CDS encoding PadR family transcriptional regulator, translating to MLELSILGFLSEEPLHGYELKTRIQGLSGHIRPVSDGALYPAITRLAKAGLVEQHTEPGKSAAPRRILSLTEAGRTELLARLRDPKDAEITDGQRFFTLLAFLRHLPDSAEQAAVLRRRQAFLDAPASFFYRDGKPVKAEETPDLFRQGMLRIARATGTEEKKWLAEAISALEG from the coding sequence ATGCTGGAGCTGTCGATCCTGGGGTTCCTCAGCGAGGAGCCCCTGCACGGCTATGAACTCAAGACCCGCATCCAGGGCCTGAGCGGCCATATCCGCCCGGTCAGCGACGGCGCGCTCTATCCGGCGATCACCCGGCTCGCGAAGGCGGGCCTCGTCGAACAGCACACCGAGCCCGGCAAGAGCGCCGCACCCCGCCGGATCCTCTCCCTCACCGAGGCCGGCCGCACCGAACTGCTCGCCCGCCTAAGAGATCCCAAGGACGCCGAAATCACCGACGGGCAGCGGTTCTTCACGCTGCTCGCGTTCCTCCGCCACCTTCCCGACTCGGCCGAGCAAGCCGCGGTGCTCCGCCGCCGCCAGGCCTTCCTGGACGCTCCGGCGAGCTTCTTCTACCGCGACGGGAAACCGGTGAAGGCGGAGGAGACCCCCGACCTCTTCCGCCAGGGCATGCTCAGGATCGCCCGCGCGACGGGCACGGAGGAGAAGAAGTGGCTGGCCGAGGCCATCAGCGCCTTGGAAGGGTGA
- a CDS encoding MATE family efflux transporter, whose amino-acid sequence MGPTEHRRRLVSLAYPVYFELLAGVTAGIINMVWVARLGGDAVAAVAVATNVENMLLGVILMAGSGTTVLVARARGAGDPAAVRSAVRGGWALWALITPVVAVGGYVCREPLARLVLGGGAGDALPLATEYFAVALPGMAVYFATNVVDGILKGAGDTRTPMRLALLANGLILVLDPLLILGCGLGVRGAAIATVAGRTVALVCGVLALRGLDEARRGVAPLKGRGELRDQPPPARRSITANPAKRLIADARGTAATGLPMSADFVVRMTGALALVAVVARLGVEEVAAYGIATKAMYLATMAFYSVRQAAAIHTAHLLGAGSDARRAVGRQALLVAGALGLVAALVLLAAGPWIMRGFGAGGEVADAGALYLRCLGPYLVLLACFIALGGVFEGSGSSPALARITACGVVLQLALAYALSGLGLPGICLAMAVSMALQCAGVARMYRRTGRVQELKGGGGGPRRLRSGVRRRSGRW is encoded by the coding sequence ATGGGTCCGACCGAGCACCGGCGCCGGCTGGTGTCGCTCGCGTACCCGGTCTACTTCGAGCTCCTCGCGGGGGTCACGGCCGGGATCATCAACATGGTCTGGGTGGCCAGGCTCGGCGGCGACGCGGTCGCCGCGGTGGCCGTCGCCACGAACGTCGAGAACATGCTGCTCGGCGTCATCCTCATGGCCGGCTCGGGAACCACCGTGCTGGTGGCCCGGGCCAGGGGAGCGGGGGACCCGGCGGCGGTCCGGTCCGCGGTGCGCGGCGGCTGGGCGCTGTGGGCGCTGATCACTCCCGTGGTCGCTGTCGGCGGCTACGTGTGCCGCGAGCCGCTGGCCCGCCTGGTTCTCGGCGGAGGCGCCGGCGACGCCCTGCCGCTCGCCACGGAGTACTTCGCCGTCGCACTGCCCGGCATGGCGGTCTACTTCGCCACCAACGTCGTCGACGGCATCCTCAAGGGCGCGGGCGACACCCGTACGCCGATGCGGCTCGCCCTGCTGGCCAACGGGCTGATCCTCGTACTGGATCCGCTGCTCATCCTGGGCTGCGGACTCGGCGTACGCGGCGCGGCGATCGCCACGGTGGCCGGGCGGACGGTGGCACTGGTGTGCGGGGTGTTGGCGCTGCGGGGACTTGACGAAGCCCGGCGTGGTGTCGCGCCCCTTAAGGGGCGCGGGGAACTGCGCGACCAGCCCCCACCGGCCCGCAGGTCCATCACCGCCAATCCCGCAAAGCGCCTCATCGCCGACGCGCGAGGAACGGCCGCGACCGGCCTCCCGATGTCGGCGGACTTCGTCGTACGGATGACGGGGGCGCTGGCGCTCGTCGCGGTCGTCGCCAGACTGGGCGTCGAGGAGGTCGCCGCGTACGGCATCGCGACCAAGGCGATGTACCTGGCGACCATGGCCTTCTACTCCGTGCGCCAGGCCGCCGCGATCCACACCGCCCATCTGCTCGGCGCGGGGAGCGACGCGCGCCGTGCCGTAGGGCGCCAGGCGCTGCTCGTCGCGGGGGCGCTGGGGCTGGTCGCCGCGCTGGTGCTGCTGGCCGCGGGCCCCTGGATCATGCGGGGCTTCGGCGCCGGGGGAGAGGTGGCCGACGCGGGGGCGCTCTATCTGCGGTGCCTGGGGCCGTACTTGGTGCTGCTCGCCTGCTTCATCGCACTGGGCGGCGTCTTCGAGGGCAGCGGTTCGAGCCCGGCCCTCGCCCGCATCACCGCGTGCGGCGTCGTGCTCCAACTGGCTCTGGCCTACGCCCTGTCGGGCCTCGGCCTGCCGGGTATCTGCCTGGCCATGGCGGTGTCCATGGCCCTGCAGTGTGCGGGGGTCGCCCGAATGTACCGGCGTACGGGGCGAGTTCAGGAGCTCAAGGGGGGAGGCGGCGGGCCTCGACGGCTCCGCTCCGGGGTCAGGCGCAGAAGCGGGCGGTGGTGA
- a CDS encoding MFS transporter produces the protein MSEGQFKGQSKGQSAPSRSRWASLAVLSSGLLMTIIDGNIVTVAMPSIQSDLGFSAPGLAWVVNSYLIAFGGLLLLAGRLGDLVGRKRMFVWGLALFTAASVLCGVATDQGVLIAARAVQGVGGAMTSAVVLGMLVALFPEPREQAKAIAVFSAVGAAGGALGTFLGGALTETLNWHWIFLINLPIGVVALVAAVRILSNDRGTGIGGGADYPGAALITGALMLTVYTIVGSAEHGTSATLGLAALSLALYAAFAARQARAARPLLRLRVFRSRSLTGANAVQIAMIAGMYGFQYIGALYFQRVLGYGELKTGFAFLPAPVVIGVLMLSVSARLIGRFGPYRPLLAGLTLITAGLALLGRLPADGSYVTDVLPPMILLGAGFAAAMPAVTGLAMSGVREEDAGLASGLFNTTQVVGGSLGLAVLTTLAASRTEGLLADGGRTLAATADGYRLAFWVATGIAALGLAVAATVLRPGRRPAVTVEPTPGHREAAAVRSAR, from the coding sequence GTGTCCGAGGGTCAGTTCAAGGGGCAGTCCAAGGGGCAGTCCGCTCCATCACGGTCACGCTGGGCTTCGCTCGCCGTACTGTCCTCGGGCCTGCTGATGACGATCATCGACGGCAATATCGTGACCGTGGCGATGCCCTCCATCCAGAGCGATCTCGGCTTCTCCGCGCCGGGTCTCGCCTGGGTGGTCAACTCCTATCTCATCGCCTTCGGCGGTCTGTTGCTGCTTGCCGGGCGGCTCGGTGATCTCGTCGGGCGCAAGCGGATGTTCGTGTGGGGCCTCGCCCTGTTCACCGCCGCCTCCGTGCTCTGCGGGGTCGCCACCGACCAGGGCGTGCTGATCGCGGCGCGCGCCGTGCAGGGTGTCGGCGGGGCGATGACCTCCGCCGTCGTGCTCGGCATGCTGGTGGCGCTCTTCCCCGAGCCGCGCGAACAGGCCAAGGCCATCGCGGTGTTCAGCGCGGTCGGCGCGGCGGGCGGTGCGCTCGGCACGTTCCTCGGCGGTGCGCTGACCGAGACCCTGAACTGGCACTGGATCTTCCTGATCAATCTGCCGATCGGTGTCGTCGCGCTCGTCGCTGCGGTGCGCATCCTGTCGAACGACCGCGGCACCGGGATCGGCGGCGGCGCCGACTATCCGGGCGCGGCGCTCATCACGGGTGCGCTGATGCTCACCGTCTACACGATCGTCGGCTCCGCCGAGCACGGAACGTCCGCCACCCTCGGCCTCGCCGCGCTCTCCCTCGCCCTGTACGCCGCCTTCGCCGCCCGCCAGGCCCGCGCCGCCCGCCCCCTGCTGCGGCTGCGCGTCTTCCGCTCCCGGTCGCTGACTGGCGCCAACGCGGTGCAGATCGCGATGATCGCCGGGATGTACGGCTTCCAGTACATCGGCGCCCTCTACTTCCAACGCGTCCTCGGTTACGGCGAGTTGAAGACGGGCTTCGCCTTCCTCCCCGCCCCCGTCGTCATCGGCGTACTGATGCTGAGCGTCTCCGCGAGGCTGATCGGCCGGTTCGGTCCCTACCGCCCGCTGCTCGCCGGGCTCACCCTCATCACGGCCGGGCTCGCCCTGCTCGGCCGGCTGCCCGCCGATGGTTCGTACGTCACCGATGTGCTTCCTCCGATGATTCTGCTCGGCGCGGGATTCGCCGCCGCGATGCCCGCCGTGACCGGGCTCGCGATGTCCGGGGTGCGCGAGGAGGACGCGGGGCTCGCCTCGGGTCTCTTCAACACCACGCAGGTGGTGGGCGGTTCGCTGGGTCTCGCCGTGCTGACGACACTGGCCGCGAGCCGCACGGAGGGACTGCTCGCCGACGGCGGGCGCACCCTGGCGGCCACGGCCGACGGCTACCGGCTCGCCTTCTGGGTCGCCACCGGGATCGCGGCGCTCGGCCTAGCCGTCGCGGCGACGGTCCTGCGGCCGGGGCGGCGCCCCGCCGTCACCGTCGAGCCGACACCCGGCCACCGCGAGGCGGCTGCCGTACGAAGCGCCCGTTAG
- a CDS encoding helix-turn-helix domain-containing protein — translation MSQGNTGVTSQVVNAQACPVREVLDRVVGKWSVPILVAAAHGPIRFTELERSIDGISRRMLTLTLRNLERDGLLVRTVHPTVPPKVEYELTSVAEELHGTLLKLTGWAERHRVTIAESRAAYDERRGLVDA, via the coding sequence ATGTCCCAAGGGAACACCGGTGTTACCTCGCAGGTGGTGAACGCGCAGGCGTGCCCGGTGCGGGAAGTTCTTGACAGGGTGGTCGGGAAATGGAGCGTCCCGATCCTGGTCGCGGCGGCGCACGGGCCGATCCGCTTCACCGAACTGGAGCGCAGCATCGACGGAATCAGCCGCCGCATGCTGACCCTGACCCTGCGGAATCTGGAGCGCGACGGCCTGCTCGTGCGGACGGTGCACCCGACGGTCCCGCCGAAGGTGGAGTACGAACTGACGTCGGTGGCCGAGGAGTTGCACGGCACCCTGCTCAAGCTGACCGGCTGGGCGGAGCGCCACCGGGTGACGATCGCCGAGTCGCGGGCGGCGTACGACGAGCGGCGGGGCCTGGTCGACGCCTGA